The sequence CCTCAAATACGGCCTTTGGCAGCATCTGCTCAGTCACACCTCTGATTAATACTCTGCTGTTGTTGATACAGTCAAGAAGATTAGTATCAATGTCACTTAAAAATGCTGATGGTCTTGCAGCGAAACGGCCATCTTTCTTTCTATAAGTGCTGAGGTAAAGCATATTCTTAGCCCTCGTCATTGCAACATACAACAATCTTCTTTCCTCTTCATATTCGTCTTCATTACGAAGCCTGCTGCTTGGAAACTGTCCTTCAACGAGTCCTGGAACAAATACTGTATCAAACTCAAGTCCTTTTGCTGTATGAATTGTCATTACTTTTACAACATTATACTCTCCGTCCTCATCTTGCGCTGAAAATAATGCAAAATGGCTTAACAGATCAGCCAGCTCAACCTTTTCCTGATTATCTTCCTCCAGTGCCGTAATAGTCCTGATAAGCTCTGACACATTATCAAGTCTGGTCTGGTCGATGTCCTGCTCCAACGCCTTACGATATCCCATATCAAGACATTTGTTTACTATATCAGTACAGGTATAAGTAACATATGTATCATGCAATTCACTGATTGCATTGTAATATTCTATAACATTTTTCTGTGTTATATCGCCATCTTCAATCTGCTTTCCAAGTGCCTTGAAAAGACTGCAGTTGTTCTGTGCTGCTGCATTTTTAAGCTTCTCAACAGACTTCTTACCAAAGCCCCTTCTCGGTCTGGATATAGTATACAGCAAATCCATGTCCGTAAGACTGTACACCATTCTCATGTATGAAAGCACCGTTCTTATCTCTTCGCTTTCATAGAATTTCGCACCGCTTAGTATCTTGTAAGGAACTTTTCTTTTTATAAATGCTTCCTCTAACGACCTTGTCTGTGAAGCAGCCCGCACCAATATAGTATGGTCGCTGTACTTCATATTCTTAGCGACATTATCAAGAATAGTATCAGCTATCCACAAAGACTCTTTCTCCTCCGTGTCAGCTGCATTGAATACCGGCTTATTGCCATCTGGTCTGTTAGAAATCATCTGCTTTTCAAGCCTGTTCTGATTAGCAGAGATAAGGGATTTCGCTGCATTTACAATCTGAGGAGTACTCCTGAAATTCTCAGTAAGTGAATAATCCTGCAGATTTTCATGTGTTTTGTCAAAATTAATCATGTATTCAGGGTCAGAACCACGCCATGTATATATATTCTGGTCGTCGTCACCTACCACGAACAGATTCTGATACAAACCGCTTAGAATGTGAAGCAGCATATCCTGTTTCATATTGACATCCTGATACTCGTCGCACAGTACATACTGGCATTTTTCCTGCCAGCGAATCCGCACATCTTCATTCCTGTTTAAAATATATAAAGTGAAATTAATAAGGTCTTCAAAGTCCAGAGCATAATTGTCACACTGTCTCTTAAGATAATTATAGAAAACCTTTTTATCCACGTTTTTCTCGCTGGAAGCCCTTCTTTTAAGCTCTGTCTTATCAACGCCTGCCATAAGCTCAACATAGGACATATCCTGCTTGGTTATGTCTATATCACTCATTATCTTCTTCGCAGTATTGTCCTTGAGCGATATTCCCATATCCTCTGCCACGTCCTTAATCATCTCCAGCTCTGCCTTCTTATCAAGAATCGTGAATGTCTTGGGAAATGTCAGCCTGTGAATCTCCTCTTTAAGAAACATGTTACAATATCCGTGAAATGTTCCCGTAAAACAGTTGGCATTATCACCAACAATATTCCTTAACCTGTGCTTCATCTGCGAAGCTGCCTTGTTTGTAAATGTAAGCGCCACAATAGATGATGGCTCAACGAACAGTTCTGTTATAAGATATGCTATTCTATATGTAAGTACAAATGTTTTTCCCGAACCTGGAACTGACGCAACCCTTATGTTGCCTTCTGTCTGTGTTATTGCCTCTGTCTGTTCCTTCGTTGCTCTTTCTGGTATGTTCATAGTCCTCTTTACCTGTAAATATTTAGTATACCTTTGGTATCTCTCCATCAATTCCATACATTTGTTTAAATGTATCTATATCCCCAGTCTGCTTAATCAGCATTATCTCCTCTATCTTACCGGTATGGATATCCTGAAATCCTGCAACCTGCTCACCTGTGCATACGCTTGTTTTCAGTACCGGTTTCTTATTCATTTTATCATAGGATTGTGTGTGTTTCTTTTTAAATATGCTCATCATTTACAACTCCAAAGCCTGCCTGCTTGTATTGTGCTGCTTTCATCATTTTATCTATTAGCTTTCTTGCTCCAGTTCTAGATTTATAATCATTATATAAATTTTGCGACAGCATCAAGCTCTTTTCTCTTAGGTCTTTCAGGTGGCTCTTGTCCCCTGTGGCCGACAGCAATAACAGACACAACATTTTCACTGTCTGGAATATTAAGCAATTCTCTTAACGCCTCACCATCTCTAATGCCCATTACCAGAGTATCAAGCCCCAGTTCAGCAGCTTTAAGAAGCAGATTATCATTCTGCAGACCAAGGTCATAATAGCCCCAGCCGTCACCAGCCTCATTAACCGGACTGCCTGTATTCTTATCAAAGCCGACCATTCCCTTTACAAATGTTGTGACTATATATGCGCCTGCTCCTTCCGAATTAGCCTGATTAAATTCCGGAAGACATTTTTCTCTAAGTTCTTTCACCGCATTTTCAGATAATACACAGTAATATCTTGATGTCTGCAGATTCTTCCATGAAGGTGCATATGACGCAGCCTTAATAAGTTCCTCAAGCTGTTCCTTAGTAACCTTTCTCTCTGGATTATAATTTCTTATGCTTCTTCTTTTCTCCATTACTGCCTGTAATTCCATATGTATACCTCTTTTCTATGATTATAGTTACTAATGTTTCCGCTCAATCTACACATCATTATCTGCTTATCATAAAATGCCTCCTCTAAGTAAGTTCATATCCCTTTAACTGCTTTCTGTATGTTCTATACTCCGGACAGTATTTTTCAACCTCCGCCCAGAATTCTGCCGAATGATTCATATGCCTTCTGTGCGAAAGCTCATGCACGATTACATAATCCATCAGCTCCTGCGGCATATAATACAACTGGTAGTTGAAATTCACATTGCCTTTAGAACTACAGCTTCCCCACCTTGTTTTCTGGTTACGGATAGTTATTCTTCCAACGCTCACATTCATTATATCACAGTAATACTGTACTCTCTTTTCAAATGTATCCTTTATATTATCAAGTTCCTGATTCGACAGACATTCAATACCCGGCGCACCTGTACCGTGTCTGTTATCTGATTTCTGTCTGACAAAATCCAGTTTCTTCCTGATCCATTCATCATGTTCTTCTATAAATCGGTTAATCGCTGCTGATGACATTCGCAATGGAGTTCTTACTATCACTTTCCCATCTGCGTGAACCTCTATTCCTATTGTTCTTCTTCTGGATTTTATTACCTGTATGTTCATGATTCTACCTTGTAAATGCTTTATCTTCCCACAACCTTCTTAAGATATTCATTTTTCAGCTTATTCTGCTCTTCAAGCCTCTTATTTTCATCTTTTAAATGCTGTATATATTCCCGTGTCAGTTTAACACCTCCACGAACCGCTATGTCTTCATGCTTTTCCATCTCATCAAGCCACTGGAATAATGACTTTTCCCTGATTTCGTTATATGTGTTATCTTCTCTGTTAAACATTTTCCGCCTCCTTGCACACATCAACCCAGCCCTTAGCCTGTGAAGCGTCTTCTAACTCAGCAATTGTAAGTTTCACCGCAGAATGGTCGTCACCTGCTGCCGGATACACAATATCGAACTGTTTAAGGCTTTCATCAAGATATACATCAATGCCCTCATTAATGCCAAATGGACAGACTCCACCGGGAGCGTGTCCGATTATATTCTCAACCTCTTCAAATGGTATCATCTTTGCTTTTACATGAAATGTGTCTTTATATTTTCTGTTATCTATCTTCGCAGTTCCTTCTGTGATTATCAATACTGCCTTGTCGCCCTGAAGAAAAGACATTGTCTTGGCTATCCTTCCTGGCTCGACTCCAAGTGCCTCCGCTGCCATTGCAACCGTGGCTGTTGATTCACCAAGCTGTATTACATGCTCTCTGTATCCTGCTTTCTCCAGATATCCAAGTGCTTTTTCTAATGACATATAAACCCTGCCTTCTTTCCACATATTTTTAAACAGTTTCTATAATACCACACACGCGGCTTCCAATGGCATATATTCTTAAAATTTCATATTTAGCAATTGCTGATTAAATAAAAATCCCGCGACAGTCATACAACCGTCACGGGATTAAAATCATTTATTCATATGTGTGTTTCTTATGCTTACCAAAAGCTGCCTGTTCCTCGACACTGTGGTCTGCAACATTCATCTTCTGATGTACTTTCTTTTTCTTTAATGGATGCTTTGGATTCTTATCCATAACAATCGCTCCCTTTCTAATTCAATAATAAATGATTAGTCATTAGCCTTCAATAGCAATGTACTTCTTATTCTCAACTGCTTTAGCTTCTTTCTTAGGAACTGAAAGTCTTAAGATACCATCTTCATACTTAGCCTTGATATCTTCCTGTGTGACACCTTCACCTACATAGAAGCTACGGCTCATAGCACCAGCATATCTTTCCTTACGGATGTATTTACCTTTCTTATCCTTTTCATCCTTATCAAGTCCCTTAGCAGCACTTATTGTAAGGTAACCGTTATCAAGCTGTGCATTAATTTCATCCTTCTTAAATCCTGGAAGATCAATATCAACTTCATAACCTGTATCAGTTTCCTTAACATCAGTCTTCATTACATTATTTGCATGCTTACCATATAAAGCCTTGTCAACTTCAGGAAATCCGAAGTCCATCCAATCATCATTAAATAAATTCTCTCCAAAAATACTAGGCATCAACATAAGTCATTCCTCCTTTAACATATATCATTATCTTGTTACCTTGTTTCTTTGGAACCGGGATGTTTCAGTAACCTCTTGAGGTACTTTCCTTTACTTTCGTACCTCTTTTGGTTCCCTTCCTTTGTTCTTGGCTACGTTATATACCTTTTTATTAGCACTGTCAAGGGGTGAGTGCTAATTTTTTTTATTTTCCAATTATAAAATCCCGCAACCCCAGTATTTACATGGGATTGCGGAATTATAAAATATTTATAAACTATATTTTTTCAGTCGTTTCAAAAGAAAATTATATAATTCTTTATTAAGTTCTCCGTTCTTTTCCTCATCTTCCATATATTCAGGAAGCGGCATATTTGTATCACATTCTCCACATATATCAATACCTAAAACCTTCTGGTTTCTTATAATTATCCCAAGTATATGCTCTAATGTCCCAAGCTTCATATGTCCCTGACTCCAATTGGTTTCACTTATGCTTTCATCAAGAACATCCTTATCAATAGATATGTATACAGGAACTGATAAATCAATCTGGTTTGTTTTAGATTCCATTGCTTCGGCTCTTATCTCCTGTGCTGAATATGTTATAAGTTTATTACTTCTTAACCCAATCGCATTAATATCTTTCTTCTCTGGTCCCACCAGAATAAGCTGGCAAATATACGGATTGTCTTTAATCACCTTTCCTGCCCAGTCTCCGCAACTTGTTAATCCTTCAATCATAGGTTTTTGCATATCGGTATGGTGAT is a genomic window of [Eubacterium] eligens ATCC 27750 containing:
- a CDS encoding ATP-dependent helicase; this translates as MNIPERATKEQTEAITQTEGNIRVASVPGSGKTFVLTYRIAYLITELFVEPSSIVALTFTNKAASQMKHRLRNIVGDNANCFTGTFHGYCNMFLKEEIHRLTFPKTFTILDKKAELEMIKDVAEDMGISLKDNTAKKIMSDIDITKQDMSYVELMAGVDKTELKRRASSEKNVDKKVFYNYLKRQCDNYALDFEDLINFTLYILNRNEDVRIRWQEKCQYVLCDEYQDVNMKQDMLLHILSGLYQNLFVVGDDDQNIYTWRGSDPEYMINFDKTHENLQDYSLTENFRSTPQIVNAAKSLISANQNRLEKQMISNRPDGNKPVFNAADTEEKESLWIADTILDNVAKNMKYSDHTILVRAASQTRSLEEAFIKRKVPYKILSGAKFYESEEIRTVLSYMRMVYSLTDMDLLYTISRPRRGFGKKSVEKLKNAAAQNNCSLFKALGKQIEDGDITQKNVIEYYNAISELHDTYVTYTCTDIVNKCLDMGYRKALEQDIDQTRLDNVSELIRTITALEEDNQEKVELADLLSHFALFSAQDEDGEYNVVKVMTIHTAKGLEFDTVFVPGLVEGQFPSSRLRNEDEYEEERRLLYVAMTRAKNMLYLSTYRKKDGRFAARPSAFLSDIDTNLLDCINNSRVLIRGVTEQMLPKAVFEVGDKVRHKVFGTGEIVKVDKVTQTYEIQFENIRGTRRLMFRAELGRC
- a CDS encoding nitroreductase family protein, translated to MELQAVMEKRRSIRNYNPERKVTKEQLEELIKAASYAPSWKNLQTSRYYCVLSENAVKELREKCLPEFNQANSEGAGAYIVTTFVKGMVGFDKNTGSPVNEAGDGWGYYDLGLQNDNLLLKAAELGLDTLVMGIRDGEALRELLNIPDSENVVSVIAVGHRGQEPPERPKRKELDAVAKFI
- a CDS encoding M48 family metallopeptidase produces the protein MNIQVIKSRRRTIGIEVHADGKVIVRTPLRMSSAAINRFIEEHDEWIRKKLDFVRQKSDNRHGTGAPGIECLSNQELDNIKDTFEKRVQYYCDIMNVSVGRITIRNQKTRWGSCSSKGNVNFNYQLYYMPQELMDYVIVHELSHRRHMNHSAEFWAEVEKYCPEYRTYRKQLKGYELT
- a CDS encoding YbaK/EbsC family protein, with protein sequence MSLEKALGYLEKAGYREHVIQLGESTATVAMAAEALGVEPGRIAKTMSFLQGDKAVLIITEGTAKIDNRKYKDTFHVKAKMIPFEEVENIIGHAPGGVCPFGINEGIDVYLDESLKQFDIVYPAAGDDHSAVKLTIAELEDASQAKGWVDVCKEAENV
- a CDS encoding Hsp20/alpha crystallin family protein, producing the protein MLMPSIFGENLFNDDWMDFGFPEVDKALYGKHANNVMKTDVKETDTGYEVDIDLPGFKKDEINAQLDNGYLTISAAKGLDKDEKDKKGKYIRKERYAGAMSRSFYVGEGVTQEDIKAKYEDGILRLSVPKKEAKAVENKKYIAIEG
- a CDS encoding arginase family protein; protein product: MQREKNNNFILDFTGVYDDEFAKEKTSLTWIDCTDITGCDMYVSDEAEKQIGERVDSVGIHGIHFIDSGNYHYVTKIMTDRIKEPFSLVVFDHHTDMQKPMIEGLTSCGDWAGKVIKDNPYICQLILVGPEKKDINAIGLRSNKLITYSAQEIRAEAMESKTNQIDLSVPVYISIDKDVLDESISETNWSQGHMKLGTLEHILGIIIRNQKVLGIDICGECDTNMPLPEYMEDEEKNGELNKELYNFLLKRLKKYSL